A region from the Kineothrix sp. IPX-CK genome encodes:
- a CDS encoding helix-turn-helix domain-containing protein, which translates to MVYNCPVEITLKMIGGKYKALILWHLIDSTLRFGELRKLIPQATPKMLTQQLRELEEDDLICRKVYPVVPPKVEYSLTELGMSIRPILLAMYGWGSDYLKNNGIEVNCSMHIQP; encoded by the coding sequence ATGGTTTATAATTGTCCCGTAGAAATTACCCTTAAAATGATTGGGGGAAAATATAAAGCTCTTATTCTCTGGCATTTGATCGATTCCACGCTTCGCTTTGGGGAACTGCGTAAACTTATTCCGCAGGCTACGCCTAAAATGCTCACCCAGCAGCTTCGGGAATTGGAGGAAGACGATTTGATATGCCGCAAGGTATATCCGGTTGTGCCTCCTAAAGTGGAATATTCCCTTACCGAACTGGGTATGAGCATTCGCCCTATTTTACTGGCCATGTATGGCTGGGGCTCCGATTATCTTAAAAACAACGGTATTGAGGTAAACTGTTCCATGCACATTCAACCTTAA
- a CDS encoding DUF2318 domain-containing protein — translation MFSFNRKVAMKSNRKNNEITEEKKEKKFRKGAACIVLILLPTLLLAACGQKNNAVSETETAKAQQSVEESTPQAVEESTSQSEETEASTGEDLIIPVSDITEEASFYPVTVDGIDMEIIAVKASDGSIRTAFNTCQICYNSGRGYYKQDGDKLVCQNCGNQFPMEQVEVEAGGCNPWPIFDENKTVTDDSITISYSFLQESEQIFANWK, via the coding sequence ATGTTTTCATTTAACAGGAAAGTAGCTATGAAATCCAACAGAAAAAATAATGAAATAACGGAAGAAAAAAAAGAAAAGAAATTCAGAAAAGGTGCAGCATGTATAGTTTTGATACTTTTACCCACACTTTTATTGGCGGCTTGCGGACAGAAAAATAATGCGGTTTCTGAAACCGAAACGGCAAAAGCGCAGCAGTCTGTAGAAGAAAGTACTCCGCAGGCTGTAGAAGAAAGCACTTCGCAGTCTGAAGAAACGGAAGCATCGACGGGTGAGGATTTGATCATTCCCGTGTCAGATATTACGGAGGAAGCTTCTTTTTACCCGGTTACGGTGGACGGAATCGACATGGAGATCATAGCGGTCAAGGCCTCTGACGGAAGCATCCGTACGGCTTTTAATACTTGTCAGATATGTTACAATTCCGGCAGAGGCTATTATAAGCAGGATGGTGACAAGCTGGTATGCCAAAACTGCGGTAATCAGTTCCCGATGGAGCAAGTGGAAGTAGAAGCCGGCGGATGCAACCCATGGCCGATTTTCGATGAAAACAAAACGGTAACGGATGACTCCATTACTATATCGTACAGCTTTTTGCAAGAATCAGAGCAAATATTCGCTAACTGGAAATAA
- a CDS encoding heavy metal translocating P-type ATPase, which yields MESRVLDIRGMTCAACAGRIEKTVRKLDGIGQANVNLASEKLFVEYDNALIELDDIKNRVTKIGYEVVEKAASQNVTIPIGGMSCAACAKRVEKAVGKLEGIESVSVNYATEKASVSYFPHQVRLSAIREAIEKAGYQALEVNKADAADEDRIRKQKEIRTLWTKFIVSAVFSLPLLYIAMAPMIQFVRLPFPAALNPMQFPLIYAMLQIILVAPVIGVGYKFYVIGFKALWQRSPNMDSLIAVGTTSAVIYSAYNVFLIAKGNSHAVESLYFETAGVIITLILLGKSLEAVSKGRTGEAIKKLMGLAPKTAIIIHNGVEKEIPIDEVEVGDIIVVKPGAKIPVDGTVIEGNTAIDESMLTGESMPVDKKANDEVYAASINTTGTIRFRAEKVGSNTVLAQIIKLVEDAQGSKAPIAQMADIVSGYFVPVVCLIALLAGTAWFFGTGGDVKFALTIFISVLVIACPCALGLATPTAIMVGTGKGAENGILIKGGEALEIAHKINTIVFDKTGTITEGKPTVTDILAAAGTKEEQLLQIAASAEKSSEHPLGQAIVSKAEAKGYDILKVDNFTSITGRGIEALISGQTVLAGNRKLMEEKNIDLKDFESVSDRLAEEGKTPMYIALDGELAGIIAVADVVKQSSRAAIDSLHKMGIEVAMITGDNKRTAAAIARQVGIDRVLAEVLPQDKASEVKKLQEMGRKVAMVGDGINDAPALAQADIGIAIGSGTDVAMESADIVLMRSDLMDVPTAIHLSKKTILNIKENLFWAFGYNVIGIPVAAGLLYLFGGPLLNPIFAAAAMSLSSVSVLTNALRLKRFKPVTVKGEVN from the coding sequence ATGGAAAGTCGAGTATTAGACATACGTGGCATGACCTGTGCGGCTTGTGCCGGGAGAATTGAAAAAACTGTCCGCAAGCTGGACGGCATCGGTCAGGCGAATGTAAATCTTGCCAGCGAGAAGTTGTTTGTTGAGTATGACAACGCTTTGATCGAACTGGATGACATTAAGAACAGAGTGACGAAAATAGGCTATGAGGTGGTGGAAAAAGCCGCCAGCCAGAATGTAACAATCCCTATTGGAGGGATGTCCTGCGCAGCCTGCGCAAAGAGAGTGGAAAAGGCAGTTGGAAAGCTGGAGGGTATAGAAAGCGTATCGGTAAACTATGCCACCGAAAAAGCTTCTGTGTCCTATTTTCCCCATCAGGTACGGCTTTCCGCTATTCGTGAAGCTATTGAAAAAGCCGGATATCAGGCTTTGGAAGTGAATAAGGCGGATGCGGCCGACGAGGACAGAATACGAAAGCAGAAGGAGATACGTACTCTTTGGACGAAGTTCATCGTTTCTGCAGTGTTTTCTCTTCCGCTGTTATATATAGCGATGGCTCCCATGATTCAGTTCGTGCGCCTTCCATTTCCTGCAGCGCTGAACCCCATGCAGTTTCCTTTGATTTATGCGATGCTGCAAATCATACTGGTCGCTCCGGTCATCGGCGTGGGTTACAAATTTTATGTGATAGGATTTAAGGCTCTCTGGCAGAGAAGTCCGAATATGGACTCTCTTATCGCGGTAGGAACTACATCTGCAGTTATTTACAGCGCTTATAATGTATTTCTGATTGCAAAAGGAAATTCGCATGCGGTAGAGTCCCTCTATTTCGAGACAGCAGGGGTCATCATAACCCTGATTCTTCTTGGAAAATCGTTGGAAGCGGTATCCAAGGGACGTACCGGAGAGGCCATTAAGAAGCTGATGGGGCTGGCTCCCAAGACGGCGATTATTATTCATAATGGCGTAGAAAAGGAAATACCGATCGATGAAGTGGAAGTAGGAGACATCATTGTTGTAAAGCCCGGTGCGAAGATACCTGTTGACGGAACGGTAATCGAGGGTAACACAGCAATTGATGAATCGATGCTTACCGGCGAGAGTATGCCGGTTGATAAAAAGGCGAACGATGAGGTCTATGCCGCATCCATCAACACAACCGGAACCATTCGCTTCCGTGCGGAAAAGGTCGGAAGCAATACGGTGCTGGCACAGATCATCAAGCTGGTGGAGGATGCGCAGGGATCAAAGGCGCCCATCGCTCAGATGGCGGATATTGTATCCGGCTATTTCGTGCCGGTAGTCTGCCTCATTGCCCTTCTGGCAGGAACGGCATGGTTCTTTGGAACGGGCGGAGATGTGAAGTTTGCGCTGACCATTTTCATTTCGGTGCTGGTAATTGCGTGCCCTTGTGCGCTGGGTCTTGCGACACCGACGGCCATTATGGTCGGCACGGGAAAGGGTGCGGAGAACGGTATTTTGATAAAGGGCGGCGAAGCGTTGGAAATCGCTCATAAAATCAATACCATCGTATTCGATAAGACGGGTACGATTACGGAAGGAAAGCCCACCGTTACGGATATACTGGCGGCGGCGGGAACGAAAGAAGAGCAGCTTCTTCAAATCGCAGCTTCGGCGGAAAAAAGCTCCGAGCATCCTCTTGGGCAAGCGATTGTGTCCAAGGCAGAAGCAAAAGGGTATGATATTCTTAAAGTGGATAACTTTACGTCTATTACGGGGCGCGGCATCGAGGCACTGATAAGTGGCCAGACCGTTTTGGCAGGCAACCGTAAGCTGATGGAGGAAAAAAATATAGACTTAAAGGATTTCGAATCTGTTTCCGACCGTCTGGCTGAGGAAGGCAAGACTCCGATGTATATAGCGCTTGACGGTGAATTAGCAGGTATTATCGCCGTGGCGGACGTAGTAAAGCAAAGCAGCAGGGCAGCCATTGACAGCCTTCATAAAATGGGCATCGAGGTAGCGATGATTACCGGCGACAACAAGAGAACCGCTGCAGCCATCGCCCGTCAGGTAGGTATTGACCGCGTCCTTGCGGAGGTACTTCCTCAGGATAAGGCCAGCGAGGTGAAGAAGCTTCAGGAAATGGGGCGTAAGGTTGCTATGGTAGGTGACGGAATCAATGATGCTCCGGCATTAGCTCAGGCGGACATTGGTATTGCGATCGGCTCCGGTACGGACGTGGCGATGGAAAGCGCAGATATCGTGCTCATGCGCTCCGATCTTATGGATGTTCCTACTGCAATTCATTTGAGTAAAAAGACAATTTTAAATATAAAGGAAAATCTTTTCTGGGCCTTTGGTTATAACGTAATCGGTATTCCGGTTGCCGCCGGCTTACTCTACTTGTTCGGCGGTCCGCTACTTAACCCGATTTTTGCAGCAGCGGCCATGAGCTTAAGCTCAGTTTCCGTATTGACTAATGCCTTGCGATTAAAGCGATTCAAGCCGGTTACGGTGAAAGGAGAAGTGAATTAA